A genomic region of Microlunatus sagamiharensis contains the following coding sequences:
- a CDS encoding FtsK/SpoIIIE family DNA translocase translates to MATRASSPARTSSRSGSSTRSSTSSRPRASGSKSTSSRPSSSGGRSSSSRPANRRPAPRGRAPQPSLLATLLRGLVAIWRGLAHGVGSAVRAIGHGARDLDPALRRDGAGLFILGLAVVIAAEFWFGLPGRFGHVVDIGVSTIIGGLSALAPILLAAMAWRTLRHPDHNGPAGRQVVGWGAILFGLLGLINIARGLPLTDQPERLRQAGGILGYLSSSILSDLVTVYAAVPLLVLLLGFGILVVVGIPLHELADQVRTATARLTADPEAVEGRVLDDDDLEYGVDEAYETPVVTDHVDDGEPTTRRKGRGRKAIGPPEPVAPLVDIDLHDPHDRHDGDRSEDDRGPDAEPTEVLKKPVTAGLPKAHGSTALPEAGEDFVVHESPELEAPAHSPIPQRAEQLQLSGDVTYLLPDSETLKPGSVHKSRTEASDAVVGRLTEVLSQFEIDARVTGYSRGPTVTRYEVELGPAVKVEKVTALSKNIAYAVASADVRILSPIPGKSAIGIEIPNTDKEVVSLGDVIRSSKARSDHHPMTVGLGKDVEGGFVVANLAKMPHLLVAGATGSGKSSFVNSMITSILMRSTPDEVRMLMVDPKRVELTIYEGVPHLVTPIITNAKKAAEALQWVVREMDMRYDDLAAFGFRHIDDFNKAVRGGGVKPLPGSERVLEPYPYLLVIVDELADLMMVAPRDVEDSIVRITQLARAAGIHLVLATQRPSTDVVTGLIKANVPSRLAFATSSMTDSRVILDQPGAEKLVGQGDGLFLPMGSSKAIRIQGAWVTEQEVRAVVTHVTEQLKPTYREDVTAAPEASSKVAEDIGDDLDLVLQAVELVVTLQLGSTSMLQRKLRVGFAKAGRLMDILETRGVVGPSEGSKPREVLVKPDELDDVVENLRLG, encoded by the coding sequence ATGGCGACCCGCGCGTCTTCCCCCGCGCGGACTTCCAGCCGGTCCGGCTCCAGCACTCGGAGCAGCACCAGCTCACGTCCGCGCGCGTCCGGAAGCAAGAGCACCTCCTCCCGACCGAGCTCGTCGGGAGGGCGGTCGAGCTCGTCGCGCCCGGCGAACCGGCGCCCGGCCCCCCGGGGGCGCGCGCCGCAGCCGTCGCTGCTCGCGACCCTCCTGCGCGGCCTCGTCGCGATCTGGCGCGGCCTGGCGCACGGCGTCGGCAGCGCGGTCCGCGCGATCGGGCACGGCGCCCGCGACCTCGACCCGGCCCTGCGCCGCGACGGCGCCGGGCTCTTCATCCTCGGCCTCGCGGTGGTCATCGCGGCCGAGTTCTGGTTCGGGCTGCCGGGCCGCTTCGGCCACGTCGTCGACATCGGCGTCTCGACGATCATCGGCGGGCTCTCGGCGCTCGCGCCGATCCTGCTGGCCGCGATGGCCTGGCGGACGCTGCGCCACCCCGACCACAACGGTCCGGCGGGACGGCAGGTCGTCGGGTGGGGCGCCATCCTCTTCGGCCTGCTCGGCCTCATCAACATCGCCCGGGGGCTGCCGCTCACCGACCAGCCCGAGCGGCTGCGCCAGGCCGGCGGCATCCTCGGCTACCTCTCCAGCTCGATCCTGTCCGACCTGGTGACGGTGTACGCCGCGGTGCCCCTGCTGGTGCTGCTGCTGGGCTTCGGCATCCTCGTCGTGGTCGGCATCCCGCTGCACGAGCTCGCCGACCAGGTGCGCACGGCGACGGCCCGCCTCACCGCCGACCCCGAGGCCGTCGAGGGCCGTGTGCTCGACGACGACGACCTCGAGTACGGCGTCGACGAGGCGTACGAGACGCCCGTCGTCACCGACCACGTCGACGACGGCGAGCCGACGACGCGGCGCAAGGGCCGGGGCCGCAAGGCCATCGGACCGCCCGAGCCGGTCGCCCCGCTGGTCGACATCGACCTCCACGACCCGCACGACCGGCACGACGGGGACCGCTCCGAGGACGACCGGGGCCCGGACGCCGAGCCGACCGAGGTCCTCAAGAAGCCGGTGACCGCCGGCCTGCCCAAGGCCCACGGCTCCACGGCCCTGCCGGAGGCGGGCGAGGACTTCGTGGTGCACGAGAGCCCCGAGCTGGAGGCCCCGGCGCACAGCCCGATCCCGCAGCGCGCCGAGCAGCTGCAGCTGTCCGGCGACGTCACCTACCTGCTGCCCGACTCCGAGACCCTCAAGCCGGGCAGCGTCCACAAGTCGCGCACCGAGGCGTCGGACGCCGTGGTCGGCCGGCTGACCGAGGTGCTCAGCCAGTTCGAGATCGATGCGCGGGTCACCGGCTACAGCCGCGGCCCGACGGTCACCCGCTACGAGGTCGAGCTCGGACCGGCCGTCAAGGTCGAGAAGGTCACCGCCCTCTCCAAGAACATCGCGTACGCCGTCGCCAGCGCCGACGTGCGGATCCTGTCGCCGATCCCCGGCAAGTCGGCGATCGGCATCGAGATCCCGAACACCGACAAGGAGGTCGTCAGCCTCGGCGACGTCATCCGCTCGTCCAAGGCCCGCAGCGACCACCACCCGATGACCGTCGGGCTGGGCAAGGACGTCGAGGGCGGGTTCGTCGTCGCGAACCTCGCCAAGATGCCCCACCTGCTCGTCGCCGGGGCCACCGGCTCGGGCAAGTCGAGCTTCGTGAACTCGATGATCACCTCGATCCTCATGCGCTCGACGCCGGACGAGGTCCGGATGCTGATGGTCGACCCCAAGCGCGTCGAGCTGACGATCTACGAGGGCGTGCCGCACCTGGTCACGCCGATCATCACCAACGCCAAGAAGGCCGCGGAGGCGCTGCAGTGGGTCGTGCGCGAGATGGACATGCGCTACGACGACCTGGCGGCGTTCGGGTTCCGGCACATCGACGACTTCAACAAGGCGGTCCGGGGCGGCGGGGTCAAGCCGCTGCCGGGCTCGGAGCGGGTCCTCGAGCCGTACCCGTACCTGCTGGTCATCGTCGACGAGCTCGCCGACCTGATGATGGTCGCGCCGCGCGACGTGGAGGACTCGATCGTCCGCATCACCCAGCTCGCACGCGCCGCCGGCATCCACCTCGTGCTGGCCACCCAGCGCCCGTCGACCGACGTCGTCACCGGCCTCATCAAGGCCAACGTGCCGAGCCGGCTGGCGTTCGCCACGTCGTCGATGACCGACTCCCGCGTCATCCTCGACCAGCCGGGCGCGGAGAAGCTCGTGGGCCAGGGCGACGGGCTGTTCCTGCCCATGGGCTCCAGCAAGGCGATCCGCATCCAGGGCGCCTGGGTCACCGAGCAGGAGGTGCGCGCGGTCGTCACGCACGTCACCGAGCAGCTCAAGCCGACCTACCGCGAGGACGTCACCGCGGCGCCCGAGGCCTCGTCGAAGGTCGCCGAGGACATCGGCGACGACCTCGACCTGGTGCTCCAGGCCGTCGAGCTCGTGGTGACGCTGCAGCTCGGCTCGACCTCGATGCTGCAGCGCAAGCTGCGCGTCGGCTTCGCCAAGGCCGGGCGACTCATGGACATCCTCGAGACCCGCGGGGTCGTGGGCCCCTCGGAGGGGTCAAAGCCGCGCGAGGTGCTGGTCAAGCCTGACGAGCTGGACGACGTGGTGGAGAACCTGCGGCTCGGCTGA
- a CDS encoding DUF4232 domain-containing protein, giving the protein MTPHPSPAVRPLALLAASLVLATTACGTASDQDGASPAPTVTVTASAPASSPADVPSTSSPRASAATSTPGTGGSPGTGTCTAEDLSVRYADDAGGAGAGNVNGTFTFTNRSSQPCTLRGFPGVSYVTGSKGEQVGQAATRTDDPVATKTLEAGGSVKASLRRSQPRNYGDACDETDVSGFRVYAPGDTGAVFVTFETTGCRSANAPLLQVGPVR; this is encoded by the coding sequence ATGACACCGCACCCGTCCCCCGCCGTCCGTCCGCTGGCGCTGCTCGCGGCGAGCCTCGTGCTCGCCACGACCGCGTGCGGCACCGCGTCCGACCAGGACGGTGCGAGCCCCGCCCCGACCGTCACCGTCACCGCGTCGGCCCCGGCCTCGAGCCCCGCCGACGTGCCCTCGACGAGCAGCCCCCGGGCGTCCGCCGCGACGTCCACCCCGGGCACCGGCGGTTCACCCGGGACGGGCACGTGCACGGCCGAGGACCTGTCCGTGCGCTACGCCGACGACGCGGGCGGCGCCGGGGCGGGCAACGTCAACGGCACCTTCACCTTCACGAACCGTTCGTCGCAGCCCTGCACCCTGCGCGGCTTCCCGGGCGTCTCGTACGTGACCGGCAGCAAGGGCGAGCAGGTCGGCCAGGCCGCCACCCGCACCGACGACCCGGTGGCCACCAAGACCTTGGAGGCCGGCGGCAGCGTCAAGGCGTCCCTGCGGCGCAGCCAGCCGCGCAACTACGGCGACGCCTGCGACGAGACCGACGTCTCTGGGTTCCGCGTCTACGCGCCGGGTGACACCGGCGCCGTCTTCGTGACGTTCGAGACCACGGGGTGCAGGAGCGCGAACGCGCCGCTGCTGCAGGTCGGCCCGGTGCGCTGA
- the rimO gene encoding 30S ribosomal protein S12 methylthiotransferase RimO yields the protein MPPAVATSPTPLTAVHLVTLGCARNEVDSEELAARLEDGGFRLVDDPSDADAVMVNTCGFVEAAKKDSVDTLLQAADLKGAGKTQAVVAVGCLAERYGSELAESLPEADAVLGFDDYADVAGRLQHILAGGKHETHVPRDRRTLLPLAPAARRAAARTTAIPGVPSNPVPASPPLPEGVAPASGPRAFRRRLNGSPYAPLKIASGCDRRCAFCAIPAFRGAYVSRPPAEVVSEARWLVEQGVREVMLVSENTSSYGKDLGDIRLLESLLADLGAVDGLERVRVSYLQPAEMRPGLVEVMTSLPHVAPYFDLSFQHAAPGVLRRMRRFGDPDSFLGLVESIRAKEPTAGIRSNVICGFPGETDADVQVLQDFLVAAQLDVVGVFGYSDEDGTEAARLDGQVDEDEVEARRAATADLVDELISQRAEERVGEAVRVLVEEVTPRAGGADVVGRAAHQGPEVDGSVSLALGHAGTVGEFVDAVVTGSDGADLVARPVA from the coding sequence ATGCCTCCTGCCGTCGCGACCTCGCCCACCCCGCTCACCGCGGTCCACCTCGTCACCCTCGGGTGCGCCCGCAACGAGGTCGACTCCGAGGAGCTCGCCGCCCGGCTGGAGGACGGCGGCTTCCGCCTGGTCGACGACCCGTCCGACGCCGACGCCGTCATGGTCAACACCTGCGGGTTCGTCGAGGCGGCCAAGAAGGACTCCGTCGACACGCTCCTCCAGGCCGCCGACCTCAAGGGCGCCGGCAAGACGCAGGCCGTCGTGGCGGTGGGGTGCCTGGCCGAGCGGTACGGCTCCGAGCTCGCCGAGTCCCTGCCCGAGGCGGACGCCGTGCTCGGGTTCGACGACTACGCCGACGTGGCCGGCCGGCTGCAGCACATCCTGGCCGGGGGCAAGCACGAGACCCACGTCCCGCGCGACCGCCGCACGCTGCTCCCGCTCGCCCCGGCCGCCCGACGGGCCGCGGCGAGGACCACCGCGATCCCGGGCGTCCCCTCCAACCCCGTCCCCGCCTCGCCGCCGCTGCCCGAGGGCGTCGCGCCGGCCAGCGGCCCCCGGGCGTTCCGGCGCCGCCTGAACGGCAGCCCGTACGCCCCGCTCAAGATCGCCTCCGGCTGCGACCGGCGCTGCGCCTTCTGCGCCATCCCCGCCTTCCGCGGTGCGTACGTCTCCCGCCCGCCGGCCGAGGTCGTCTCCGAGGCCCGCTGGCTCGTCGAGCAGGGCGTGCGCGAGGTGATGCTGGTCAGCGAGAACACCTCCTCCTACGGCAAGGACCTCGGCGACATCCGGCTGCTGGAGTCGCTGCTCGCCGACCTTGGCGCGGTCGACGGCCTGGAGCGCGTCCGCGTCTCCTACCTCCAGCCGGCGGAGATGCGACCGGGCCTGGTGGAGGTCATGACCTCGCTGCCGCACGTCGCCCCGTACTTCGACCTGTCCTTCCAGCACGCGGCACCGGGTGTGCTGCGCCGGATGCGGCGGTTCGGTGACCCGGACTCCTTCCTCGGCCTGGTCGAGAGCATCCGCGCCAAGGAGCCCACGGCCGGTATCCGCAGCAACGTCATCTGCGGCTTCCCCGGGGAGACCGACGCCGACGTGCAGGTCCTGCAGGACTTCCTGGTCGCCGCCCAGCTCGACGTGGTCGGCGTCTTCGGCTACTCCGACGAGGACGGCACCGAGGCGGCCCGCCTCGACGGGCAGGTCGACGAGGACGAGGTGGAGGCCCGCCGCGCCGCGACGGCCGACCTGGTCGACGAGTTGATCTCCCAGCGTGCCGAGGAGCGGGTCGGCGAGGCCGTCCGCGTCCTCGTCGAGGAGGTCACGCCGCGCGCCGGTGGCGCGGACGTCGTGGGCCGCGCCGCCCACCAGGGACCCGAGGTCGACGGTTCCGTGTCGCTCGCGCTGGGGCATGCTGGGACCGTGGGTGAGTTCGTGGACGCGGTCGTGACCGGCAGCGACGGGGCGGACCTGGTCGCCCGTCCGGTCGCATGA
- the pgsA gene encoding CDP-diacylglycerol--glycerol-3-phosphate 3-phosphatidyltransferase yields the protein MSATAGTPTAPRRVSSWNVPNALTVLRLVMVPVFAWALLAHPDSVGWRVASTAIFVVAILTDALDGKLARKYDLVTSFGKLADPIADKALTGMAFIGLSVLGELPWWITIVILVREWGITVLRFVVIRYGVIAADRGGKLKTLLQAVALTLFLLPLTMVAGLGWLHVVGWVVMVAALVLTVLTGANYVRSALRLRRSATRA from the coding sequence ATGAGCGCGACCGCCGGGACCCCGACGGCGCCGCGCAGGGTCAGCTCCTGGAACGTGCCGAACGCCCTCACCGTGCTCCGGCTGGTGATGGTGCCGGTCTTCGCCTGGGCGCTGCTGGCGCACCCGGACTCGGTCGGCTGGCGGGTCGCCTCGACGGCGATCTTCGTCGTCGCCATCCTCACCGACGCCCTCGACGGCAAGCTGGCGCGCAAGTACGACCTCGTTACCAGCTTCGGCAAGCTCGCCGACCCGATCGCCGACAAGGCGCTCACCGGGATGGCCTTCATCGGCCTCTCGGTCCTGGGCGAGCTGCCCTGGTGGATCACGATCGTGATCCTCGTCCGCGAGTGGGGGATCACCGTGCTGCGGTTCGTGGTGATCCGCTACGGCGTGATCGCCGCCGACCGCGGCGGCAAGCTCAAGACGCTGCTGCAGGCCGTGGCCCTCACGCTGTTCCTGCTCCCGCTCACCATGGTCGCCGGGCTGGGCTGGCTGCACGTCGTCGGCTGGGTCGTGATGGTCGCCGCGCTGGTGCTGACCGTGCTGACCGGCGCCAACTACGTGCGCTCGGCCCTGCGGCTGCGCCGCTCCGCCACGCGGGCGTGA
- a CDS encoding CinA family protein, with protein MSAEAVLAALRTRGLTLATAESLTGGLVGAALTAVGGSSDVYRGGVVCYATDLKATLAGVPADVLDAHGPVAPETAAALARGVARACGADVGLATTGVAGPSPQDGHPVGEVYVAAALSGQEPEVRRLHLTGDREAVRAASVEAVLDLLLALADVLLEARPEG; from the coding sequence GTGAGCGCCGAGGCCGTCCTCGCCGCGCTGCGGACGCGCGGCCTGACGCTGGCCACCGCGGAGTCCCTCACCGGAGGTCTCGTGGGTGCGGCGCTGACCGCCGTGGGTGGCTCCTCCGACGTCTACCGCGGCGGCGTCGTCTGCTACGCCACCGACCTCAAGGCCACCTTGGCCGGCGTGCCCGCGGACGTCCTCGACGCCCACGGACCGGTGGCCCCGGAGACGGCCGCGGCACTCGCCCGCGGCGTGGCGAGGGCCTGCGGGGCCGACGTCGGTCTGGCCACCACGGGCGTCGCCGGGCCGAGCCCGCAGGACGGCCACCCGGTCGGCGAGGTGTACGTGGCCGCGGCGCTCTCGGGTCAGGAGCCGGAGGTCCGGCGGCTCCACCTGACCGGGGACCGGGAGGCGGTCCGCGCGGCGAGCGTGGAGGCCGTGCTGGACCTGCTCCTGGCGCTCGCCGACGTGCTGCTCGAGGCCCGTCCGGAGGGTTGA
- a CDS encoding helix-turn-helix domain-containing protein has product MSSPTPVKQVLVRELIGESLREARTDQGRTLREVSKAARVSLGYLSEVERGQKEASSELLASICAALDLPLSVVLTLTGEKMAAVERIDSRVTALPHVRAMAQAA; this is encoded by the coding sequence ATGTCGTCTCCGACGCCGGTCAAGCAGGTGCTGGTCCGTGAGCTGATCGGGGAGTCGCTGCGCGAGGCCCGGACCGACCAGGGGCGCACGCTGCGCGAGGTCTCGAAGGCCGCGCGCGTCTCCCTGGGCTACCTCTCCGAGGTCGAGCGGGGGCAGAAGGAGGCGTCGAGTGAGCTGCTCGCGTCCATCTGCGCCGCCCTCGACCTCCCGCTCTCGGTGGTGCTCACCCTGACGGGCGAGAAGATGGCGGCCGTCGAGCGCATCGACAGCCGCGTCACCGCCCTGCCGCACGTGCGGGCGATGGCCCAGGCCGCCTAG
- a CDS encoding IS481 family transposase has product MAHANARLNRHGRLLLIERVVVQHWPVAHAAKAMGISRQCAYRWVRRWRAEGDAGLLDRSSRPHHSPGQTPAVVEEAITTDRVEYRRGPAWIAARHPVCARTVSRVLVRHQLPRLAVLDPVTGEVIRASKTTAVRYEKDAPGELVHMDVKKIGRIPAGGGWRAHGRLATNSDKHKRALIGYDYVHSVVDDHSRLAYSEVLTDEKGVTCAAFLERALAYLAERGVDRVERLMTDNAFAYRYSLVTVCAEHGIAQKFIKPHCPWQNGKAERYNRTLASEWAYRQVWTSNAARAAALAPWVEHYNTERAHSALDGLTPLARLSPTS; this is encoded by the coding sequence GTGGCTCACGCTAACGCCCGGCTCAATCGTCATGGTCGGCTGCTGCTGATCGAACGCGTCGTCGTCCAGCACTGGCCCGTCGCCCACGCCGCGAAGGCGATGGGGATCTCGCGCCAGTGCGCCTATCGCTGGGTCCGCCGCTGGCGGGCCGAGGGCGACGCAGGGCTGCTCGATCGGTCTTCGCGCCCGCACCACAGCCCCGGCCAGACCCCGGCCGTGGTCGAGGAGGCGATCACGACCGACCGGGTCGAGTACCGCCGCGGGCCGGCGTGGATCGCCGCTCGGCACCCGGTCTGCGCCCGGACGGTGTCGCGGGTCCTGGTCCGTCACCAGCTGCCCAGGCTGGCCGTGCTGGACCCGGTCACCGGCGAGGTGATCCGCGCGTCGAAGACCACCGCCGTCCGCTACGAGAAGGACGCCCCGGGCGAGCTCGTCCACATGGACGTCAAGAAGATCGGCCGGATCCCCGCCGGCGGCGGCTGGCGCGCCCACGGGCGCCTCGCGACCAACAGCGACAAGCACAAGCGGGCCCTGATCGGCTACGACTACGTCCACTCGGTCGTCGATGACCACTCCCGGCTCGCCTACTCCGAAGTACTTACCGATGAGAAAGGCGTGACGTGCGCGGCGTTCCTCGAGCGCGCGCTGGCCTACTTAGCCGAGCGAGGAGTCGACCGAGTCGAGCGGCTGATGACCGACAACGCCTTCGCCTACCGCTACTCCCTCGTCACGGTCTGCGCCGAGCACGGAATCGCCCAGAAGTTCATCAAGCCGCACTGCCCCTGGCAGAACGGCAAGGCGGAGCGCTACAACCGCACCCTTGCCTCAGAGTGGGCCTACCGACAGGTTTGGACGTCGAACGCCGCCCGCGCTGCAGCGCTTGCTCCCTGGGTCGAGCACTACAACACTGAACGAGCCCACTCCGCACTCGATGGACTCACCCCACTCGCGCGACTGTCACCAACCTCATGA